ACACTTCGGTAACATTGCCATCACTACGCCCTAATTTCAGCGGGCGAATCTCGTAAGTATCCCCCACTTTGATAAACACCACCGTCCATTGTCGGAAGGGTTGCAGCGCGCGGTTCTCAACTATTAAAGGCACAGGATTTTCACTAGTCACTACCTGCCCCTGAACCATCAGATCTGTAGTCCAGAGATCATTGGGGTTTTCAATAACTGCCCGTGCAATCGCAAAGGGTTGGCCATTGCCACCTGGAGCAAGGCTGGTGATGGTGGAGTCAAAAGTGCGGTCTCCAGCAACAATGGAAACCTTCTGACCCCGGCTGATCTGGCCGCGACGGGTGGGAAATACCTGCAGCTCGGCCCATAATTGACTGTAGTTGGCAATGGTAAATAACACGCGCTCACCGCTGAACTCGCCACGACTGGTCTGCTTATCGATTATCTGGCCGCTTATAGGCGCTACCAAAGGATAAGTTTGCAGGCTGTCATTGGATTCGATAGTAGCGAGCTTCTCCCCCTTCTCCACCAAATCACCAAGCGCTTTTTCGATACTGAGTACAGTTCCCGGATAGCGGGCACGCACATGACTGATACTGCGGTGATCTATCGCGGTTTTGCCGTATAGAGTCACACTTTGTTTGATAGTGCCAGGACCAGCGACAGCCGTTTTAATCCCAGCCTTCTCTGCCATCTGTTTTGTAATTTGCACACGGCCTTCATGAGATTCAAAATTCCAATCGGTACGTTCGCCATTGTAAAAAATAGATACTGCTACATTGAAAGAGTGAGGCTCCCTCACCATGCCCTCGCCACGGTAATACCCGGTATTGGAATCCCAGGTAAAAGGAATTTGATCCACATGACCGCCGAGCCTTTCCAGCTCGACAGAGAGGCGGGCATTTTCCAGAGGCTTACCATCGCGACTAACCCAGGCACGGAATTCCGGCGATAGCCCGCTTTCATAAATAAGCAGTTCGACGGTGAGATCGCCCTCTTTTAATAAACGGCCACCATTAGGGCCTTTTTCCACTTCATGCGCATTATGCCCACCATGGCTTCCACCGTGATCACCGCTGGCAAAACTCAGTGGTGCCAGCCAAAACCCTGAAAGAAGTAGGGACAACATCGCCAGCCAAATCACTTTTGTTGGTTTGCTCATATCTCAATCCAAAATTATTTGCTGCTATCAACACCAATTGGCCCTAGGGGCCTGGCGGTCAACTGTTCAATCTCTGCGCCTAAAAGAAGTACGGATCGCGCTGCTTCGATTCGTGAGTGCTCTGCATCAAGTAACTCTTCCCGGGCAGCGATCAAGTCGACATAAGAACTCCGGCCGCTGCGGTATGCGCGACCAACTTCTTTTAATACCTGGCGAAGCTTGGGAATGATGGAGTCTTGCAGAGTAGAAACCGTACTGAGAGCCTGCTCACGACTGGTCACTGCAAGAAAGAGTTGTGGGTAGAGATGCAACAAGGCCGCTTCACGGCGCAGTATGACTTGGTCAAGCTCTGCCATCGCAGCGGTAATGGCTCCGCGATTGCGCTTTGAGGTAAAGAGTGGAACCTCAAACCCCGCCAGGAAAGTGTTTTCATCTACCGCCCTATTTTTTAGGTAGCCTGCATACCAGCCCACATCGGGCTTTGAGTGGGCCTGGGTAAGACGTAATTGCGATACCCGGAGACGCTCTTCAGAAGCAAAGCGGGCGATTGCCGGGTTTTCCCGCGCACGTGCATAAAGCTCCTCAAAACTGGCAGCGGGTTCAAAACGGTAGAGTTCACTGGAGTCCACCTGATAATCTCCGCCCGGCTGCCCCCACAGGACGGAAAGTGCATGCTTGTAGTAAATCAGCATGTTCTTATCTGTCTGTTCGGCGAGAATTGCCTTGGACAAAGCAGCTTCAGCATGCATCCGTTCTGACACCGGGCTCGCAGCAGCACTCACCCTCACACCGACAGCCCTTAGAGTTTCTTTCGCCAGAGAGACTTTCTCTTCAGCGAGCAGCACAACCTCTTGTGCAGCAAGAACTTGGACATAGCGACGAATTACCTCCGAGAATAGATCGAGGGCTTTGACCTGTTCATCGGCAATCAGCAAATCGCGCTGGGCATTAACCACATCTACCCGTGCCCTGCGCTTACCGCCCAGCTCAATCACGGAGGATAAAGTAATTGTCAGCTCAAGTTCGTTGTCAGCATCATCCTCGGGATCGGGTGCAACGTTCGCACCGCCGTCACCAAAGCGCTTGTACTGGGCCTCACCACCCAAATTCAAGGCGGGTTTTAACGCTGCCGTTTGCCCTTCGCCGTCTAATCCTCTCTTTTGTAATTGAAACACTGCGAACTCCGGATTCTGAGCGAGCGTCAGCCCAACCGCATCCGGTAGTGTCAGTAAGTCCCCCTCCTGCGCAAATACAGTTTGCACAGGTAAACACAGCAACGTCACCACCATCGGCCACAGGGCACGGCGACGAATCACACTCGCTATGAGTGTGCGATATAAATCCATGGATATCTCCCAAATCACATCTCGTTTGGCGCGCGCGGGCTATTAACTGCCCATTCGCAAAATAAAGAATCAGACTTGGGTTATAGGTGGGCGCAGTAGAGGAGAAAAGTAACCACTGGGCACAGCGGCGCTTGCTAGTTCACGATAGGTGATACTGCCCAGGAGAATAGGTTGAAATGCCTGCCCTAACAGTCCAGTAAGAGAACTGGCGTGACAATGGCAACAGTGATTGCAAAAGTCTAGAAGTGGAGCAGACTGACCAGGTTCACCCCCGGTTTGGGATACCTGAATATCTAGATCGATTGAGGGATTTTCCTGCTCATCAGGCGACGGATGCCCTGAGGGCCCCTCCTGATCCACATGGTGTAGTGGCAGGTGGCTGTTGACATCCTGAAGCTCTTCGTGACTGTCATAGAAAGCACCTGCAGTCTGGAAGACCAGCAGAGCGATCAATAAAAAAGACAGTCGAACAACATTCATGAAAACGACAAAACCAGAGAATCTTACGCTGGACTCTAGCAAACAAGTCCGATCAGCTCAAATAGGTTTACCTCAAGTTATTCATTTTTAACGACAAAATGCCTAGTTGGTCACTCATTTACGCCAGCCGCTATCGTTGACCCAGAAGTTTCCCCTTGGCGAGACCGCCTTCCATATGGGAGTTGTTTTCAATCTTCCATAGCTCACCTTTTCGCTTCGCTCAGTAAGTCCTCTACACTGATTTTAATGCCATGATTGTGACTTATGAGGTACCGTTAAATGCTTGCTCCGAAACATTTAGGTGGCCTGGCTCGTGCCCTAATCCTCACAGTGGTAGTCGTTGCAGTCCCCACCGCAATAGCCCAGACTTCAACCACTTCTCCAGCTGAAACCGCTGAAAGCCAGAGCCAACCAGCTGAACCTAATGGCTCGGTCCCCAAACCTTCTCCGCCACCAGGTCAGCCGCCAAGCCAACCACCTGGGGCAGAAACCCCTACAAGCCAAATGGAAAATGCTGAATCCGGTCAGCCAATTGATCCCAAAGCTATGGAAGCTTTGCAGCGTATGGGGAAATACCTGGCGGGCATGAAGACATTGATGTTCAACGCACAGATTTTTACCGAGGTTGTGCTGGATAACGAGCAGAAGCTTTTGATCGGCGGCAAGGTCATGTACATGGCAACGCCCCCCGACAAACTTCGGGTAGACCTGACCACCGATTCAATTACCCGCCAGTTCTTCCACAATGGCAACAAGTTCACCATGCTGGCTCCACGCAATGGCTACTTTGCCGAAATGGAGGCCTCCCAGCCCACAGCCGAGGTGCTCACCCAGGCTGCCAAGGATTACGGTATCGAGATACCATTTGCCGACATGCTCGAATGGGGTCGCAAGCCGGAAACCTGGGCCGGGATAAAGGAGGGGTTCCTGGTGAACTCACCGATGGTGAATGGCCAGCGTACACAGCATTGGGCTTTTCGCTCGGAAAACCTGGATTGGGAGATCTGGATCAAAGTGGGCGACCAGCCGCTGCCATTGCGCATCTCTACGGTAAACACCCGTGATCCTTCCAAGCCTCGCTTCCTTGCAACCCTGAAGTGGATGGAAGCCAAGCAAGGCTCAGCCGGTAAATTCAAGCCGTCTACTGAAAAGCTCAAGCAGATAAAATTCAAGAAAGCAGAGCCGAATAAGCAGGTAGGGGGTACCCAATGAACAGTACTACTCCCATAAGGCCCACTGTCCTGGTCGGGCCGACGCCCCTTCTATTGTTATCCGCTGTGTTGTTGATGTCTCTATTCAGCACCACAGTTGCAGCACGCGGTCATTTTGGCGGAGCCGGGGCCCACTTTAATGTTGGCGGGCATTTCAATGCCGTTCGGCCCATGCCCGGAGGTGGCTTTCACGGCGAATTCCGATCTGGAGAATTTGAGCGCAGATTCCCCAATCATCCTCCATTTCACCCTAATCGTCCCCTGCATCCGCATCATCCGCCCTACCCTCCACCCTGGAGGCCGCGCCACTGGCCCTACCCTGGCCCTACATACTGGGGGGTAACTGCGGTGGGAGTGGGGGGTTGGCTGTATACACTACCGCCGAGCTGTGTGAGGGTCTCTATCGGCAATGTGACATATGAGCACTGTGGAGCTTACTGGTATGAACCCCACTTCGTAGCAGGCCATATCGCCTACCGGCATGTGCCACCCCCGCGGCGAGTAAAAGTCAGATAACCTGCTAGCACCCCGCTGGTATACACGGCGGGGTTATTCTTCTGTTTTCTCTGGCCCACCCTCAGTATAAGACCTGCTGATACGGCGAAGCATTTGCATTTGCTTGCTGAAGTTCCTGCATGGTGCACACATTGCCAAATGCAGTTTTAGGCTGGCCTGCTCGCGCAAAAGCAGGTTGCGCTCCTGAGACTCTGACATCAGCCGTGTAGCTTCCCGGCACGATTTCATAAGCTCAGCCCTCCACACCAAACCAGTGGTCTTCCAGACACTCACGCAGACGCAAGCGCGCCCGGTGCAGGGTCACATTCAGGTTGCTCACCGAAACTTCTGCCGCAGCACATATCTCGTGGCTTTCCAGTTCTATGAATTCGCGCATCATAAAGAGCTGGGCCTGGCGGGAAGGCAAGTAATTGAGACAAGCCTCAAAAATTCGCCAGAAGTGCTTATCGTGGATTGCGGACTCAGGATCGGCCCATTTTTTGGGACGCTCATCCTTTTGCCAGTGACCTGTCTGATCGAACAATTCATCATGATCATGCTCCTCCCTGTCGCCATGTACGAGCTGGTCTGCATCCACGAAGCGCTGGCGCTGACGCAGGACATCGGCGATCTTGTTTTTCAAGATGGCAAAAACCCAGGTCTTGAGCGCAGAGCGGCCGGTGAAACTGCGGGAGTTCTTCAGCGCCCCCATCAGGGCCTCCTGCACGGCATCCTCAGCCAGCTGGGTATCTTGCAGTTGCAAACTGGCAAAACGGAGCATCTGCTGACGCAAATCCACAAGGAATTGTGAATTTTGCAGTGAGTCTTCGGCACTCGCTTCTGACGAGGTGCTCGGGACAAGGTAATCGCTCAATTACGTTCCCTCATAATATCAACGCGGAACTGGGGATATTAACTAAAAAACAGAGATTATCTAACAACCAGCTCGCACTGACATCAAAAGGCAACTTTAACCTTTTGCCAGGTACTAATACTTGGTCGTGAAAACCCTGCACTTGTTACAGACTGCAAGCACAGGTAAAAAGATCCCCGCAAAGGCGCGCTGGCGTCACTTGGGTAAATAACTCTGCGAAAGGTAAAAACCGATGCACGACATTGTACAGGACTACTACGGACATCAACTGAAAAGCTCATCGGACCTGAAAACCGATGCCTGCTGTGACGCCAGCGCCGTCCCTGAATGGTTGAAGCCACTTTTGGCCAATATTCACCCTGAAGTCCTGTCACGCTACTACGGCTGTGGCCTTGTGTGCCCTCCTTTACTTGAGGGCTGTCGGGTTCTGGATCTCGGCTGCGGTTCCGGCCGCGATGTCTATCTGCTATCTCAATTGGTAGGGCCGAGTGGCGAAGTGGTCGGGGTGGATATGACCGATGAGCAACTTCAGGTTGCTCAACAGCACCAGGGCTATCACACAGAAAAGTTTGGCTATGACAACGTTACCTTCCTGCACGGCTATATCGAACAGCTGGAAGACCTGAATCTGGAGCCCGGCAGTTTTGATGTCATAGTGTCGAACTGCGTGGTCAACCTTTCAACCGATAAAGGTGCAGTACTGCGCGGTCTGTATCGCCTGCTCAAGGAGGGGGGGGAATTTTACTTCTCTGATGTCTACGCAGACCGCCGTGTCCCCGACACCCTGCGAACCGATCCGGAATTGGTTGGCGAGTGTCTCGGCGGTGCACTTTATTGGAATGACTTTCTGGAGCTGGCTCAGAATAACGGATTCCGCGATAGCCGCCTGGTGGAAAGCCGCCCATTGGAGGTTACTAACCCCGCCCTCGCTGCACGCTGCGGCTCCGTACGCTTCTATTCCGCCACCTACCGTCTGTTCAAGCTGGCCCAACTGGAAAAGGACTGTGAGGATTATGGCCAGGCAGTGGTATATAAAGGCACCATTCCCGGCAATCCGCAGGAATTTGTCCTGGATGGGCACCATGTCATTGAGAAAGGACGGGTTTTTCCAGTATGTGGAAATACCTGGAGAATGCTGGCGGAGACCAGGCTGGCGGCCCACTTTGATTATGTCGGTGACTTCTCTCAGCACTTCGGCCTGTTCCCTGGCTGCGGCCGTGAAATGCCCTTCTCTGAGGGGGGAGAACAAAGTGGCGGTGCGGGCGAGCAGTGTTGCTAGGCACCCTTAGCCCCAAAGTCTGATCCGGCTGCCCCGCTTCTATACACCCCGCCACAGCAGAAATGAGCAGGGCGCCGGCATCTTTAACGGTAACGATTGCGCCCTAGGGCAGAGTCCAAAAAAGTAGGAATCTTCTGCTCTAACCAATAATAAGGGTTCCACACCGTGCCACCGACAAATCCCACATGTCCACCCCGCGCACTGATCTCAAGGCTGACCATTGCGCTGACCTCATTCTGCGCCGGGATAGCGGACGGACAGACAAAAGGGTCATCAATTGCATTGATAATCATTGTCGGTACACGGATTTCCTTGAGTAGTCCTTTGCTGGAAGCTCGAGTGTAGTAGTCATCGACATCACGAAAACCGTGTAAGGGCGCGGTAAATATATTGTCAAAGCGGCGGAAATTTACAAAGTAAGTAACATCATCCACATCGGGCATGGCGGCAGCGATACAGGGATCTTCCGCCTTTTGCTTCAGGGTGAGGCGCAGACAGCCAAGCAGGTGGCGCTGGTAAAGCTTGGACAAACCGGTATTGATCCTGCGGCTGCAGGCATGCAGGTCCATCGGTGAGGATACCGCTACCGCAGCAACTACCGGACTGCAGGAGCCGTCCTCTCCCAACATCTTCAACAGTACATTGCCTCCGAGGGAATAGCCGACAACCAGTATGGGCGTGGATGGTAGCTGCCCCCGCAATTGCTCTACCATCCATCGGGGATCTTCACTGTCGCCACTGTGATAGGCGCGCGGCAGGCGGTTGGGGATGCCTCCACAGCCGCGAAAATGCATCACAGCAACCTGAAAGTGCCGTTCAAGCAATGATTGCATCAGACCCTGTACATAGGGAGAGGCTACAGACCCCTCCAGGCCATGGAGGATCAGTACCAGCGGAAGATCAGGGTCATCCACCAGTGGGCGGGGATAATGCATCGCCAGGCAATCGCCATCGGGGGTTTCATACCAGCGGTAACTGGTGTTTATCCAGGGAGAGGGCCTGTGCAAGCGGCCAAATACGGTTTGAAGATGGCAGTTTCCAAGGCCTGTTGCGGGAATAAACTTTCCAGTCATACATCAAGTCCCACTGGCACAATGAATCCTCCCCTGCACTGCGTACAATCAGCGGTCATGCAGGCAAATCTGGCACCTGATAAACCCCAACGACAGGGTATTCTACTAACAAACAGGCCAAAGCAGTCGCCACAAATCAGGTCGCTTTTGGTATCCCAAAACTGGCACGACTGTATTCAGTATATAACCTGCATCGGTTGCATGAAGGAAGGTATTCCGCGACCGGATCAGCTTATCCAGGAGTCGCATGGCATAAAACCCAAGCAGCCACCAACCTTCCAGCACCCAACCTGCCTACGAATAGTTACTGGAGCGAGCCTCACAAGAAAGTTGCGGCGACAACAGCAGTCCCTGCCAACGACAGAAATGCCACACCGCAGTCAAAACACTGCGCATAATCGCCACAATAAAAAGAGCGGGTTGCCCGCCGATATAAAAAAGATGGCGCAAATCAAGTTTATACAGACGTCGACCAGGCAAATAATTTTGCGCCTCCAGGTACTGGCCTTCGCCGCACATTTGAAAAACATCATCCTCAACAATCCGCTTATAATACAGACCGAGGTAAAGGCTACAGCTTAAATAACAATGGAATTGAGTGAGGGCTACTGGCTTACCAGAGGCAGCATTGACAAAGTGAAAAGAAAAACGCTGCAAGCTTGTTTAAACTCATAATTCAGCCTTATTTTTGATCCTTTTTCACCTGTACTGTTATTTTAGCACTTGCAGTACTAGCAAGTATCGATTTCCAGCGTAGATGCTACAAGGGGCCAGGCCTAGGTCAGCATTCATGTCGATAAGCCTCGTTGTCTCAGCAATCATTTTTCTCTTGATTGCCGCACGTCAGTGGCTTCCCTCAGCGATACGTATCTGGCACATAATGACTCTAGGTGCGATCGTCCTGTTGCTAATGGGTCAAATCTCACTAATGGAAGCTTTCTTTGCTGTAGACTGGAATCTTATTTTCTATCTGTTCTCGGTTTTTTCCATCGCCTCCGCTTTATACAACGCTGGGATTTCCGTGCAGGCCAGTAATCTTATCCTGTCAGTTAAACATCCGAATCTGGTTCTGATGGCCTATGTCATGACTATGGCGATTTGTGCAGCGATACTTACCAATGATGCCGCTGCAGTGATCGGCGTCCCTATTGCAATGATGCTGGCACG
This DNA window, taken from Microbulbifer sp. GL-2, encodes the following:
- a CDS encoding efflux RND transporter periplasmic adaptor subunit, producing the protein MSKPTKVIWLAMLSLLLSGFWLAPLSFASGDHGGSHGGHNAHEVEKGPNGGRLLKEGDLTVELLIYESGLSPEFRAWVSRDGKPLENARLSVELERLGGHVDQIPFTWDSNTGYYRGEGMVREPHSFNVAVSIFYNGERTDWNFESHEGRVQITKQMAEKAGIKTAVAGPGTIKQSVTLYGKTAIDHRSISHVRARYPGTVLSIEKALGDLVEKGEKLATIESNDSLQTYPLVAPISGQIIDKQTSRGEFSGERVLFTIANYSQLWAELQVFPTRRGQISRGQKVSIVAGDRTFDSTITSLAPGGNGQPFAIARAVIENPNDLWTTDLMVQGQVVTSENPVPLIVENRALQPFRQWTVVFIKVGDTYEIRPLKLGRSDGNVTEVLSGLNVGDRYVTENSYLIKADIEKSGAAHNH
- a CDS encoding TolC family protein encodes the protein MDLYRTLIASVIRRRALWPMVVTLLCLPVQTVFAQEGDLLTLPDAVGLTLAQNPEFAVFQLQKRGLDGEGQTAALKPALNLGGEAQYKRFGDGGANVAPDPEDDADNELELTITLSSVIELGGKRRARVDVVNAQRDLLIADEQVKALDLFSEVIRRYVQVLAAQEVVLLAEEKVSLAKETLRAVGVRVSAAASPVSERMHAEAALSKAILAEQTDKNMLIYYKHALSVLWGQPGGDYQVDSSELYRFEPAASFEELYARARENPAIARFASEERLRVSQLRLTQAHSKPDVGWYAGYLKNRAVDENTFLAGFEVPLFTSKRNRGAITAAMAELDQVILRREAALLHLYPQLFLAVTSREQALSTVSTLQDSIIPKLRQVLKEVGRAYRSGRSSYVDLIAAREELLDAEHSRIEAARSVLLLGAEIEQLTARPLGPIGVDSSK
- a CDS encoding DUF2092 domain-containing protein encodes the protein MLAPKHLGGLARALILTVVVVAVPTAIAQTSTTSPAETAESQSQPAEPNGSVPKPSPPPGQPPSQPPGAETPTSQMENAESGQPIDPKAMEALQRMGKYLAGMKTLMFNAQIFTEVVLDNEQKLLIGGKVMYMATPPDKLRVDLTTDSITRQFFHNGNKFTMLAPRNGYFAEMEASQPTAEVLTQAAKDYGIEIPFADMLEWGRKPETWAGIKEGFLVNSPMVNGQRTQHWAFRSENLDWEIWIKVGDQPLPLRISTVNTRDPSKPRFLATLKWMEAKQGSAGKFKPSTEKLKQIKFKKAEPNKQVGGTQ
- a CDS encoding zf-HC2 domain-containing protein, producing the protein MKSCREATRLMSESQERNLLLREQASLKLHLAMCAPCRNFSKQMQMLRRISRSYTEGGPEKTEE
- a CDS encoding RNA polymerase factor sigma-70 gives rise to the protein MSDYLVPSTSSEASAEDSLQNSQFLVDLRQQMLRFASLQLQDTQLAEDAVQEALMGALKNSRSFTGRSALKTWVFAILKNKIADVLRQRQRFVDADQLVHGDREEHDHDELFDQTGHWQKDERPKKWADPESAIHDKHFWRIFEACLNYLPSRQAQLFMMREFIELESHEICAAAEVSVSNLNVTLHRARLRLRECLEDHWFGVEG
- a CDS encoding methyltransferase domain-containing protein, with protein sequence MHDIVQDYYGHQLKSSSDLKTDACCDASAVPEWLKPLLANIHPEVLSRYYGCGLVCPPLLEGCRVLDLGCGSGRDVYLLSQLVGPSGEVVGVDMTDEQLQVAQQHQGYHTEKFGYDNVTFLHGYIEQLEDLNLEPGSFDVIVSNCVVNLSTDKGAVLRGLYRLLKEGGEFYFSDVYADRRVPDTLRTDPELVGECLGGALYWNDFLELAQNNGFRDSRLVESRPLEVTNPALAARCGSVRFYSATYRLFKLAQLEKDCEDYGQAVVYKGTIPGNPQEFVLDGHHVIEKGRVFPVCGNTWRMLAETRLAAHFDYVGDFSQHFGLFPGCGREMPFSEGGEQSGGAGEQCC
- a CDS encoding hydrolase; this encodes MTGKFIPATGLGNCHLQTVFGRLHRPSPWINTSYRWYETPDGDCLAMHYPRPLVDDPDLPLVLILHGLEGSVASPYVQGLMQSLLERHFQVAVMHFRGCGGIPNRLPRAYHSGDSEDPRWMVEQLRGQLPSTPILVVGYSLGGNVLLKMLGEDGSCSPVVAAVAVSSPMDLHACSRRINTGLSKLYQRHLLGCLRLTLKQKAEDPCIAAAMPDVDDVTYFVNFRRFDNIFTAPLHGFRDVDDYYTRASSKGLLKEIRVPTMIINAIDDPFVCPSAIPAQNEVSAMVSLEISARGGHVGFVGGTVWNPYYWLEQKIPTFLDSALGRNRYR